In Chthoniobacterales bacterium, the genomic window TTGGTTCGCCTAACGAGCAGTCAAGCGCCGGGCCGATGATGGAGTATTCCGCATCGGCAGGCAACCGGCCGGAGGCGAGCGCGGCCCGGACGATCTCCGGTCCAATGCTGGCGGGATCGCCCAGCGTGATGCCGATGCGACAACTCATCGCGCATTGTCACAAACGGGATCGCCCCCCGCAAGATGGATTGCGGTTCTTCTGTAGCCGTCGCCCTGTGGGCGACGTTGAGCTGACGGTGTCAGCGGATCAAACGCCTCCGCCGGAGACAGTCCAAAGGGAACGCTTCGCACAGCGAAGCGGCTACAGAAGAAAAGAGAGTGGCGGTTTGGAAAGCGCCGATCCTTGGACGCGGCAAAGCCGCCTGTAGATCTCAGAACGTCCGGATGTACGCTTTCTGGCGGAGACCGGCCAGCCAGATTTCCTGCTGGCGCTGGTTTTCCTCCTGCATCAGCTTTTTCTCAATCTCCGGCCGCATCTTGGCCAGCGATGGCGTATCGCCGCCCCGTTTTTCTTCGACCTTCAGAATGTAGAAGTTCGGGGGGAGCTCGATGACGTGGCTGACCCGCCCAGGCGGAAGGTTGAAAGCGACTTTCTCCAGTTGCGGCGCCAGCGTCTTGCGTTCGATCCATCCCCAATCGCCGCCCGAGTCCCGGGTCGTATCTTCGGAATACATCTGCGCCATGCGATCGAAGGGCGCGCCGTCGGCGAGCTTCCCGAGAATTTCCTCGGCGACTGCTTTCTGCGCGGCCGAATTTCCTTCCGCCGCGCGCGTCGGAATCATGATCAGCCGCAGCTTGACCTGCTCCTTGGCTGTGAATTCCGCCTTATGCTTCGCGTAATACTCATTCACCTTTGTCGGCGAAATTGTCGTGACCGGTTTCACGTTCTTGCTCCGCATGGCCTGGACGATGATCT contains:
- a CDS encoding peptidylprolyl isomerase, which translates into the protein MIRPLFAGVLAASTVLISPLCQGALAAEENARVIDGIAAIVNGEVITYSQVRALSAPRERLLHSQFKGEELAKQVKEARDAALKDLIDRELIVQSFRKEKFELPAYIVEERVKDIIRDDFGGDRATFIKTLQAQNYTLTEFKKLETEKIIVQAMRSKNVKPVTTISPTKVNEYYAKHKAEFTAKEQVKLRLIMIPTRAAEGNSAAQKAVAEEILGKLADGAPFDRMAQMYSEDTTRDSGGDWGWIERKTLAPQLEKVAFNLPPGRVSHVIELPPNFYILKVEEKRGGDTPSLAKMRPEIEKKLMQEENQRQQEIWLAGLRQKAYIRTF